A single window of Streptomyces griseoviridis DNA harbors:
- a CDS encoding aminotransferase class I/II-fold pyridoxal phosphate-dependent enzyme → MLEGYRIVGRRAADIAADVERAVGAGELEPGQLLPPMRELAVELGVNPNTVASAYRTLRERGVIETDGRRGSRVRAKPATTGREYDRLDVPEGVRDMADGNPDPALLPSLARAFAAAGEESDRDPVRYGDTLVEPELARIARADLDADGVPAGPLTVTSGSLDAIERVLGAHLRPGDTVAVEDPGWGGLLDLVPALGLRTAPVGVDDDGPLPDDVRRALDAGARALIVTDRAQNPTGAAVTAPRARALRAVLREHPEVLLIEDDHGHGIVDLPVHPLAGTTGHWVFVRSVAKAYGPDLRLAVLTGDPVTVDRVAGRHRLGPGWVSRVLQRAVVRLWSDGALDTRAVAAAYGDRRALLIAALAERGVAAHGRSGLNVWIPVPDETAAVARLLHGGWSVAPGARFRMNAPPGIRVTVATLTDAETGPLADAIAATARPAPARGRA, encoded by the coding sequence GTGCTAGAAGGATATCGGATCGTAGGGCGCCGCGCAGCCGACATCGCGGCCGACGTCGAGCGCGCGGTGGGCGCCGGAGAGCTGGAACCGGGGCAACTGCTGCCGCCGATGCGGGAGTTGGCCGTCGAACTCGGAGTGAATCCGAATACCGTCGCGTCCGCCTACCGGACACTGCGGGAGCGCGGGGTCATCGAGACCGACGGGCGGCGCGGCAGCAGGGTGCGCGCCAAGCCCGCCACCACCGGACGCGAGTACGACCGTCTCGACGTGCCCGAAGGGGTGCGCGACATGGCCGACGGCAACCCCGACCCGGCCCTGCTGCCGTCCCTCGCGCGGGCCTTCGCGGCGGCGGGCGAAGAGTCCGACCGTGACCCGGTGCGCTACGGAGACACCCTGGTGGAACCGGAGTTGGCCCGGATCGCCCGCGCCGACCTGGACGCCGACGGCGTCCCGGCCGGACCCCTCACCGTCACCTCAGGCTCCCTCGACGCCATCGAGCGGGTGCTCGGCGCGCACCTCAGACCGGGGGACACCGTCGCCGTCGAGGACCCCGGCTGGGGCGGACTCCTCGACCTCGTCCCCGCGCTCGGCCTGCGCACCGCCCCGGTCGGCGTCGACGACGACGGTCCGCTGCCCGACGACGTACGGCGGGCCCTCGACGCCGGGGCGCGCGCCCTGATCGTCACCGACCGCGCCCAGAACCCGACCGGCGCCGCGGTGACCGCGCCCCGCGCGCGGGCCCTGCGCGCCGTGCTCCGGGAGCATCCGGAGGTCCTGCTGATCGAGGACGACCACGGCCACGGCATCGTCGACCTGCCCGTGCACCCGCTGGCCGGCACCACCGGGCACTGGGTCTTCGTGCGCTCGGTCGCCAAGGCGTACGGCCCCGACCTGCGGCTCGCCGTGCTGACCGGCGACCCGGTCACCGTCGACCGGGTGGCCGGCCGGCACCGGCTCGGGCCCGGCTGGGTCAGCCGCGTCCTCCAGCGGGCGGTGGTCAGACTCTGGTCCGACGGCGCGCTGGACACCCGGGCCGTCGCCGCGGCCTACGGCGACCGGCGCGCGCTGCTGATCGCGGCGCTCGCGGAGCGCGGGGTCGCCGCGCACGGGCGCAGCGGTCTGAACGTCTGGATCCCGGTGCCCGACGAGACGGCCGCCGTCGCCCGGCTGCTGCACGGCGGCTGGTCGGTGGCCCCCGGCGCCCGCTTCCGGATGAACGCCCCGCCCGGCATCCGCGTCACCGTCGCCACCCTGACCGACGCCGAGACCGGCCCCCTGGCGGACGCCATCGCCGCCACGGCGCGACCGGCCCCGGCGCGGGGACGGGCCTAG
- a CDS encoding PadR family transcriptional regulator, which translates to MRSHGFERGHGGPGSRGRGGFEGRRGAFGPFGPGGPGGPGGPGGGFGFGGPGFGPAPWGPRGRGGPRGRARRGDVRASILALLKDRSMHGYEMIQEIAERSGGAWKPSPGSVYPTLQLLEDEGLITSESEGGKKLFSLTEAGRTAADEGPEAPWEEASRGVDWEALGEIRQAGFGLMEAFGQVWKTGSKEQREKALTVINDARKKLYLILADED; encoded by the coding sequence ATGCGTTCCCATGGTTTCGAACGTGGACACGGTGGGCCCGGCTCTCGCGGCCGGGGTGGATTCGAAGGGCGGCGGGGTGCCTTCGGGCCGTTCGGGCCCGGTGGGCCCGGCGGTCCTGGTGGACCCGGCGGGGGCTTCGGCTTCGGCGGGCCCGGCTTCGGGCCCGCCCCCTGGGGTCCCAGGGGGCGGGGCGGACCCCGCGGGCGGGCGCGGCGCGGTGACGTGCGCGCGTCGATCCTGGCCCTGCTCAAGGACCGGTCCATGCACGGCTACGAGATGATCCAGGAGATCGCCGAACGCAGCGGCGGGGCGTGGAAGCCCAGCCCCGGTTCGGTGTACCCCACCCTCCAACTGCTGGAGGACGAGGGGCTGATCACCAGTGAGAGCGAGGGCGGCAAGAAGCTGTTCTCGCTCACCGAGGCCGGCCGCACCGCGGCCGACGAAGGCCCGGAAGCGCCCTGGGAGGAAGCCTCCCGCGGTGTCGACTGGGAGGCGCTCGGTGAGATCAGGCAGGCCGGCTTCGGTCTGATGGAGGCCTTCGGCCAGGTCTGGAAGACCGGCAGCAAGGAACAGCGCGAGAAGGCGCTGACCGTCATCAACGACGCCCGCAAGAAGCTGTACCTGATCCTCGCCGACGAGGACTGA
- a CDS encoding LysR family transcriptional regulator yields MLNLERLRTLDALARHGSVSGAAEALHVTTSAVSQQLGKLEREVSQQLLAKNGRGVRLTDAGRLLAQHAGRILSQIELAQSDLEAHRGQVVGELRLSAFPTAARGLFPLALSALRAEHPGLRVRSRELEPERGIAGVIRGDLDLAVVLDWYNKPMPLPDGLVKASVLDDPADVALPSGHPLAGRDEVDLGELAEDEWITWGEGEFCHEWLMLTLRSRGIEPIVGHRAAETHTQLGLVQTGLGVCIAPLLGRHPMPDGVVTVPLKQRVRRHVYVVWRADADRRPSIRAAVGALQDAARKLG; encoded by the coding sequence ATGTTGAATCTGGAGCGCCTGCGCACCCTCGACGCCCTCGCCCGGCACGGCTCGGTCAGCGGCGCCGCCGAGGCGCTGCACGTGACCACCTCCGCGGTCTCCCAGCAACTCGGCAAACTGGAGCGGGAGGTGAGCCAGCAGCTGCTGGCCAAGAACGGCCGGGGGGTGCGGCTCACGGACGCCGGACGGCTGCTCGCCCAGCACGCGGGGCGCATCCTCTCCCAGATCGAGCTGGCCCAGTCCGACCTGGAGGCGCACCGCGGCCAGGTGGTCGGCGAGCTGCGGCTCTCCGCGTTCCCGACGGCCGCGCGCGGGCTGTTCCCGCTCGCGCTCTCCGCGCTGCGCGCCGAGCACCCGGGGCTGCGGGTGCGCTCCCGCGAGCTGGAGCCGGAACGCGGCATCGCGGGCGTCATCCGCGGCGACCTCGACCTCGCCGTCGTCCTCGACTGGTACAACAAGCCGATGCCGCTGCCCGACGGGCTGGTCAAGGCGTCCGTCCTCGACGACCCCGCGGACGTGGCGCTGCCGTCGGGGCATCCGCTCGCCGGACGCGACGAGGTGGACCTCGGGGAGCTGGCCGAGGACGAGTGGATCACCTGGGGCGAGGGCGAGTTCTGCCACGAGTGGCTGATGCTCACCCTCCGCTCCCGGGGCATCGAGCCGATCGTCGGCCACCGCGCCGCCGAGACCCACACCCAACTCGGTCTCGTACAGACCGGGTTGGGGGTCTGTATCGCACCGCTGCTCGGCCGCCACCCGATGCCCGACGGCGTCGTCACCGTACCGCTCAAGCAGCGCGTCCGCCGTCATGTCTACGTCGTCTGGCGGGCCGACGCCGACCGCCGCCCGTCGATCCGGGCGGCGGTAGGGGCGTTGCAGGACGCGGCCCGGAAACTCGGCTGA
- a CDS encoding pyridoxamine 5'-phosphate oxidase family protein, whose translation MTVTQRRGRKIMMTPGELDEFLTTQRTCRVATISASGAPHVSTLWFAWDGTSMWLYSVVRSKRWTDLRRDQRVAIVVDTGEEYDELRGVELSGAVEFVGESPRTGELCAELDVPETLFARKNFRLEEMPHDGRHAWIRLTPEKIVSWDFRKLGGPAR comes from the coding sequence ATGACCGTCACTCAGCGCCGCGGCCGGAAGATCATGATGACGCCGGGCGAGCTGGACGAGTTCCTCACCACCCAGCGCACCTGCCGGGTGGCGACGATCTCGGCGAGCGGGGCACCGCACGTCAGCACGTTGTGGTTCGCCTGGGACGGCACCTCGATGTGGCTGTACTCGGTGGTGCGCAGCAAGCGGTGGACGGATCTGCGCCGGGACCAGCGGGTCGCGATCGTGGTCGACACCGGTGAGGAGTACGACGAACTGCGGGGCGTGGAGCTGTCCGGTGCGGTGGAGTTCGTGGGCGAGTCCCCGCGCACCGGCGAGCTGTGCGCCGAACTCGACGTCCCCGAGACCCTGTTCGCGCGCAAGAACTTCCGGCTGGAGGAGATGCCGCACGACGGCAGGCACGCCTGGATCAGGCTGACCCCGGAGAAGATCGTCTCCTGGGACTTCCGCAAACTGGGCGGCCCCGCACGGTAG
- a CDS encoding Rieske (2Fe-2S) protein encodes MTSESLHPLPAPTRRTVVAAVGAAGLAVALTACGSGDDSSASAGASLGRTTDIPEGGGKIFKDEGVVVTQPTAGTFKAFSAKCTHQGCAVTSVADGVIVCPCHKSHFSVEDGSVKQGPATQALPAAEIKVSGDSITLA; translated from the coding sequence ATGACCAGCGAATCGCTTCACCCCCTTCCGGCACCCACCCGGCGCACCGTGGTCGCGGCCGTCGGCGCCGCGGGACTCGCCGTGGCGCTGACGGCCTGCGGATCGGGGGACGACTCCTCCGCCTCCGCCGGGGCGAGCCTCGGCAGGACGACCGACATCCCGGAGGGCGGCGGCAAGATCTTCAAGGACGAGGGGGTGGTGGTCACCCAGCCGACGGCGGGCACCTTCAAGGCGTTCTCGGCCAAGTGCACGCACCAGGGCTGCGCGGTGACCAGCGTCGCCGACGGCGTCATCGTCTGCCCCTGCCACAAGAGCCACTTCTCGGTCGAGGACGGCAGCGTGAAACAGGGTCCCGCGACCCAGGCGCTGCCCGCCGCCGAGATCAAGGTGAGCGGGGACTCGATCACCCTGGCGTGA
- a CDS encoding TetR/AcrR family transcriptional regulator — protein sequence MSSSPDAGLAPSASAETDRRTLVLDSALLTFARFGYRKTSMEEVARAAHISRPGLYFLFSSKEALFRAAVTQVLERDLAAVERVLADADRPLGERLVEAFDQWAGRYIGPLARDVAVVVEDNPDLLGEIGEAAPRRFEALITDAIAAESGEGPATPVAQTMISASIGLKHQAATREFYRERLKVAIDLLVR from the coding sequence ATGAGCAGCAGTCCCGATGCCGGCCTCGCGCCGTCGGCGAGCGCCGAGACCGACCGTCGGACCCTGGTGCTGGACTCCGCTCTGCTCACGTTCGCGCGCTTCGGTTACCGCAAGACCTCGATGGAGGAAGTGGCGCGGGCGGCACACATCTCCCGGCCTGGGCTGTACTTCCTCTTCTCCTCGAAAGAGGCGCTGTTCCGCGCCGCGGTCACCCAGGTGCTGGAACGCGACCTCGCGGCGGTCGAACGCGTCCTCGCCGACGCCGACCGGCCCCTCGGGGAGCGCCTCGTCGAGGCGTTCGACCAGTGGGCGGGCCGCTACATCGGCCCGCTGGCGCGCGATGTCGCGGTGGTCGTCGAGGACAACCCCGACCTCCTCGGAGAGATCGGCGAGGCCGCGCCGCGCCGTTTCGAGGCGCTGATCACGGACGCGATCGCCGCCGAGTCGGGAGAGGGTCCGGCGACTCCTGTCGCGCAGACGATGATCAGCGCGTCGATCGGGCTCAAGCACCAGGCGGCGACACGGGAGTTCTACCGGGAACGCTTGAAGGTCGCGATCGACCTTCTGGTGCGCTGA
- a CDS encoding cysteine hydrolase — protein MPSHARLSEPLDPATTVVLTVECQQGVVGPDSALPELARAARASGALANVARLVAAAHERGVQVVHALAERRPDGRGANRNARLFRAAERLPVQQLAGTSAVRVAAPIEVTEEDLVVRRLHGLSPIQGTDVDALLRNLGCRTLVVTGVSANVAIPNAVFDAVNRGYTVVVPADAIAGVPADYTPAMIRHTLALVATVATTDEVLGALSGPRRTRLTPG, from the coding sequence GTGCCGTCCCACGCTCGGCTCAGCGAGCCGCTCGACCCGGCGACGACGGTGGTGCTCACCGTCGAGTGCCAGCAGGGCGTCGTAGGACCCGACAGCGCGCTGCCCGAACTCGCCCGCGCGGCACGGGCGTCGGGGGCTCTCGCCAACGTCGCCCGGCTGGTCGCCGCCGCCCATGAGCGGGGCGTCCAGGTCGTCCACGCGCTCGCCGAGCGCCGTCCCGACGGCCGCGGCGCCAACCGCAACGCCCGCCTCTTCCGGGCCGCCGAACGCCTCCCTGTCCAGCAGCTCGCCGGCACCTCCGCGGTCCGCGTCGCCGCCCCGATCGAGGTGACCGAGGAGGACCTCGTGGTCCGTCGGCTGCACGGGCTGTCCCCGATCCAGGGCACCGACGTCGACGCCCTGCTGCGCAATCTCGGCTGCCGCACCCTGGTGGTGACCGGGGTGTCGGCCAACGTGGCGATCCCCAACGCCGTCTTCGACGCGGTCAATCGGGGCTACACGGTCGTCGTGCCCGCCGACGCCATCGCGGGAGTGCCCGCCGACTACACCCCCGCGATGATCCGTCACACCCTCGCGCTGGTCGCCACGGTCGCGACCACGGACGAGGTGCTGGGCGCGCTGAGCGGCCCGCGCAGGACCCGCCTCACGCCAGGGTGA
- a CDS encoding isocitrate lyase/PEP mutase family protein, with product MSHAQPDRARLFRSLHTPTAPLALANAWDVASARVIEAAGAPAIATTSAGVAWSLGSPDGDSLARDLALDLVARVVAAVAVPVTADIEGGYGTDAADIARTVEGVLAAGAVGVNIEDGTRPPAELAARLAVARRTAERAGADLFLNARVDTFLSGLGDPDTRLRETLDRAHRCVEAGADGVFVPGVTDPATLAALAEEIPVPLNAMAGPGAPAVAELGALGVARVSLGSGVAQTAYATARAAARDLYTTGTYASLADGIPFPELNGLLSEGR from the coding sequence ATGAGCCACGCACAGCCGGACCGGGCACGCCTCTTCCGCTCCCTCCACACCCCGACCGCGCCCCTCGCGCTCGCCAACGCCTGGGACGTCGCCAGCGCCCGCGTCATCGAGGCCGCGGGCGCCCCCGCGATCGCCACCACCAGCGCGGGCGTCGCCTGGTCGCTCGGTTCGCCCGACGGCGACTCCCTCGCCCGCGACCTGGCGCTCGACCTGGTCGCCCGGGTCGTCGCGGCCGTCGCGGTCCCGGTCACCGCCGACATCGAGGGCGGATACGGCACGGACGCAGCCGACATCGCCAGGACCGTCGAGGGGGTGCTCGCGGCCGGTGCCGTCGGCGTCAACATCGAGGACGGCACCCGGCCCCCGGCCGAGCTGGCCGCACGGCTCGCCGTGGCCCGGCGGACCGCCGAGCGGGCGGGCGCCGACCTGTTCCTCAACGCCCGTGTCGACACCTTCCTGTCCGGGCTCGGCGACCCGGACACCCGGCTGCGGGAGACCCTGGACCGGGCGCACCGGTGCGTCGAGGCGGGCGCGGACGGCGTCTTCGTGCCCGGTGTCACCGACCCCGCCACCCTCGCCGCGCTGGCCGAGGAGATCCCCGTCCCGCTGAACGCCATGGCGGGCCCCGGCGCCCCGGCCGTCGCCGAACTCGGCGCCCTCGGCGTGGCCCGCGTCAGCCTCGGCTCGGGCGTGGCGCAGACGGCCTACGCGACCGCCCGCGCCGCCGCCCGCGACCTCTACACCACCGGCACCTACGCCTCCCTCGCCGACGGCATCCCTTTCCCGGAACTCAACGGACTGCTCTCCGAAGGACGTTGA
- a CDS encoding Clp protease N-terminal domain-containing protein, with protein MQAPLPRQPLGDRIARPPENDDAGLSAELAAVVSGARRRAVRDGDRQIDSAHLLHSLLEHDPEARAVLDDGPEIARLLGYLVQRSIGYGLRWQGSVERSLSHSRARLPASAGSLDTSGGTGGAGRADGAGAVSAPVPVSASLSASVPVAVAAAGDSDGLSPLAALAMDHARSLVRDGGPARGLHLFAALVADPGARSVEVLERAGLDRYDVLARVEKLLAREGAAAWWERRVD; from the coding sequence GTGCAAGCGCCCCTTCCCCGGCAGCCCCTCGGCGACCGGATCGCGAGACCTCCCGAGAACGACGATGCCGGACTCAGCGCCGAACTGGCAGCGGTGGTCTCCGGCGCGCGCCGCCGCGCCGTGCGGGACGGCGACCGGCAGATCGACTCGGCCCATCTCCTGCACTCCCTGCTGGAGCACGACCCCGAGGCCCGCGCGGTCCTCGACGACGGCCCCGAGATCGCCCGGCTGCTCGGCTACCTCGTCCAGCGCAGCATCGGCTACGGACTGCGCTGGCAGGGATCGGTGGAACGCTCCCTCTCCCACTCTCGGGCCCGCCTTCCCGCGTCGGCGGGGTCGCTGGACACCTCCGGTGGAACCGGGGGAGCAGGCCGAGCCGACGGCGCCGGCGCGGTGTCCGCGCCTGTGCCGGTCTCCGCGTCGCTCTCCGCGTCCGTGCCGGTGGCTGTCGCCGCGGCCGGTGACTCCGACGGGCTCTCGCCCCTCGCCGCCCTCGCCATGGACCACGCCCGCTCGCTCGTCCGCGACGGCGGCCCGGCCCGCGGGCTCCATCTGTTCGCGGCCCTCGTCGCCGATCCCGGCGCACGCTCCGTCGAGGTCCTGGAGCGGGCCGGGCTCGACCGCTACGACGTCCTCGCCCGCGTCGAGAAGCTCCTCGCCCGCGAGGGAGCGGCCGCCTGGTGGGAACGGCGCGTCGACTGA
- a CDS encoding EamA family transporter produces MPVRTSASDRTGPAKGVGLGLALVSALAFGGSGVAAKPLIEAGLDPLHVVWLRVTGAALVMLPVAFRHRALVRRRPALLAGFGLLAVAGVQACYFAAISRIPVGVALLVEYLAPALVLAWVRFVQRRPVTRAAALGVVLAVGGLACVVEVWSGLRFDLLGLLLALAAACCQVGYFVLSDQGSDAGDDAPDPLGVIAYGLLVGALVLTAVARPWDLDWTVLAGTADLNGTPVAAGALLAWIVLIATVVAYVTGVVSVRRLSPQVAGVVACLEAVVATVLAWVLLGEHLAAPQLIGGAVVLVGAFIAQSSTPAGSSGEPVASGGPERDLSARGTVV; encoded by the coding sequence GTGCCGGTGCGCACCTCAGCCAGCGATCGGACCGGGCCCGCCAAGGGCGTCGGGCTCGGACTCGCCCTCGTGTCCGCCCTCGCCTTCGGCGGTTCGGGCGTCGCCGCCAAACCACTGATCGAGGCTGGCCTCGACCCGCTCCACGTGGTGTGGCTGCGGGTCACGGGCGCCGCCCTGGTGATGCTGCCGGTCGCCTTCCGCCACCGCGCCCTGGTCCGCCGCAGGCCCGCGCTGCTCGCCGGGTTCGGGCTGCTCGCCGTCGCCGGGGTGCAGGCCTGCTACTTCGCCGCGATCTCCCGGATCCCGGTCGGTGTCGCCCTGCTCGTCGAGTATCTGGCGCCCGCGCTCGTCCTGGCCTGGGTGCGGTTCGTGCAGCGCCGTCCCGTCACCCGGGCCGCCGCGCTCGGGGTGGTCCTCGCCGTCGGCGGACTCGCCTGTGTCGTCGAGGTCTGGTCGGGGCTGCGCTTCGACCTCCTCGGACTGCTGCTCGCGCTGGCCGCCGCCTGCTGCCAGGTCGGCTACTTCGTCCTCTCCGACCAGGGCAGCGACGCCGGCGACGACGCCCCCGACCCGCTCGGCGTGATCGCGTACGGGCTGCTGGTCGGCGCCCTCGTGCTGACCGCCGTTGCCCGCCCCTGGGACCTCGACTGGACGGTGCTGGCCGGCACCGCCGACCTGAACGGCACCCCGGTCGCGGCCGGCGCCCTGCTGGCCTGGATCGTCCTGATCGCCACCGTCGTCGCCTACGTCACCGGAGTGGTGTCGGTGCGGCGGCTCTCGCCGCAGGTCGCCGGGGTCGTGGCGTGCCTGGAGGCGGTCGTCGCCACCGTGCTGGCCTGGGTGCTGCTCGGCGAGCACCTGGCCGCGCCGCAGCTCATCGGCGGCGCGGTCGTGCTCGTCGGCGCGTTCATCGCGCAGTCCTCCACCCCCGCCGGGTCGTCGGGGGAGCCGGTGGCGAGCGGCGGCCCGGAGCGGGACCTGTCCGCCCGCGGAACCGTCGTCTGA
- a CDS encoding DMT family transporter, with product MTTVTTSRARTPRALDWRLRFAVLSLIWGFSFLLIKVGTDGYAPFQVTLGRLFFGTAVLAAAMAVKRERLPRGARTWGHLFVAALLLNALPFSLFAYSELTIPSTLAGICNATSPLWGMALSLVALSEDRPSRVRVAGLGIGFLGVLTVLGAWQGFDGLDARGTAMALLASLSYPIGWIYVRRTLAGTGHSHLSLTGAQLLVATVQLAFVTPLFTTFPTRFPLAPLLAVAALGALGTGLAVLIQYGLVAEVGPTTGQMVTYFIPVIATAAGVTLLGETLTWSTPVGAAIVLAGAALTQARPRRRGREDRARVTEAEQVGAAGTEPTEATVVETPSTTTPKDRTPQAPPAPPCNQNQNPNPSATASPRPLSKL from the coding sequence ATGACCACCGTCACCACATCCCGCGCCCGCACCCCGCGCGCCCTCGACTGGCGGCTCCGCTTCGCCGTCCTCTCCCTCATCTGGGGCTTCAGCTTCCTGCTCATCAAGGTGGGCACCGACGGGTACGCCCCGTTCCAGGTCACCCTCGGCCGGCTGTTCTTCGGTACGGCGGTGCTGGCGGCCGCGATGGCGGTCAAGCGGGAGCGGCTGCCGCGCGGGGCCAGGACCTGGGGGCATCTGTTCGTCGCGGCGCTGCTGCTGAACGCGCTGCCGTTCTCCCTGTTCGCCTACTCGGAGCTGACGATCCCGTCCACGCTCGCGGGCATCTGCAACGCGACCTCACCGCTGTGGGGCATGGCGCTCTCCCTGGTGGCGCTCTCCGAGGACCGGCCGAGCCGGGTGCGGGTGGCGGGGCTCGGCATCGGGTTCCTCGGTGTGCTGACGGTGCTCGGCGCCTGGCAGGGCTTCGACGGCCTGGACGCCCGGGGCACCGCGATGGCGCTGCTGGCCTCGCTCAGCTACCCGATCGGCTGGATCTACGTCCGCCGCACCCTGGCCGGCACCGGCCACTCCCACCTCTCGCTGACCGGCGCCCAGTTGCTGGTGGCGACGGTCCAACTGGCTTTCGTCACACCACTGTTCACCACCTTCCCGACGCGCTTCCCGCTCGCCCCGCTGCTGGCCGTCGCCGCGCTCGGCGCCCTCGGCACGGGTCTCGCGGTCCTGATCCAGTACGGCCTGGTCGCCGAAGTCGGCCCGACGACCGGCCAGATGGTCACCTACTTCATCCCGGTCATCGCGACGGCGGCGGGCGTCACCCTGCTCGGCGAGACGCTGACCTGGTCGACGCCGGTGGGCGCGGCGATCGTCCTGGCGGGCGCGGCACTGACCCAGGCGCGGCCCAGGCGGCGGGGACGGGAGGACCGGGCGCGGGTGACGGAGGCGGAGCAGGTGGGGGCGGCGGGGACGGAGCCTACGGAGGCAACGGTGGTGGAAACGCCGTCGACCACCACCCCGAAGGACCGGACACCGCAGGCACCCCCGGCACCGCCCTGCAACCAGAACCAGAACCCGAACCCGAGCGCGACTGCGTCCCCTCGTCCGCTTTCGAAGCTCTAG
- a CDS encoding pyridoxamine 5'-phosphate oxidase family protein — MQGTRTPTSSPSADAYTPTDRTVPTRSAERASYDRELVHSILDQGYVGHLGFVRDGAPVVLPTLYGRVGERLYVHGSTGSRPLRMTGQADPGLAVCLTVTHVDALVLARSAFHHSINYRSVVVHGIAHDVTDPEEKRAALDALVDHVVPGRAADSRPANKKELAATAVIRLDLDEVSAKLRTGGVNDDPEDLSLPYWAGLVPLRKGYGTPVADGDLSADVRLPDYLTVS, encoded by the coding sequence ATGCAGGGGACCCGGACGCCGACGTCATCACCGTCCGCCGACGCCTACACCCCGACCGACCGCACCGTCCCGACCCGTTCCGCGGAGCGGGCGTCGTACGACAGGGAGCTGGTGCACTCGATACTCGACCAGGGATACGTCGGCCACCTCGGCTTCGTGCGCGACGGCGCGCCGGTCGTGCTGCCGACGCTGTACGGACGGGTCGGCGAGCGGCTCTACGTGCACGGTTCGACGGGTTCGCGCCCGCTGCGGATGACCGGGCAGGCCGATCCGGGGCTCGCGGTGTGCCTGACGGTCACCCACGTCGACGCGCTGGTCCTGGCCCGCTCGGCGTTCCACCACTCGATCAACTACCGCTCGGTGGTGGTGCACGGCATCGCCCACGACGTGACGGACCCCGAGGAGAAGCGGGCCGCTCTCGACGCGCTGGTCGACCATGTCGTCCCGGGCCGGGCGGCCGACTCGCGGCCCGCGAACAAGAAGGAGCTGGCCGCCACCGCCGTCATCCGCCTCGACCTCGACGAGGTCTCCGCGAAGCTCCGCACCGGCGGCGTCAACGACGACCCCGAGGACCTGTCCCTCCCGTACTGGGCCGGTCTCGTCCCGCTGCGCAAGGGCTACGGGACCCCCGTGGCCGACGGCGACCTGTCCGCGGACGTGCGGCTGCCCGACTACCTCACGGTGTCGTGA
- a CDS encoding type II toxin-antitoxin system Rv0910 family toxin, producing the protein MAEVSAEACIEAPAEKVWAQLMDWSAYGEWNATHTGFPKGVPENLAVGGTYEENMKLMGFPAEVVWTVEELEEARLFATRGKGPMGVTVANRYSLTPDGGATTVRIDAEFTGAAVSLMAGKLKDSARAALDESLRKLAGLVT; encoded by the coding sequence ATGGCCGAGGTCAGCGCGGAAGCATGTATAGAGGCCCCCGCCGAGAAGGTGTGGGCGCAGCTCATGGACTGGTCCGCGTACGGTGAGTGGAACGCGACCCACACCGGTTTCCCCAAGGGCGTCCCGGAGAACCTCGCGGTCGGCGGGACGTACGAGGAGAACATGAAGCTCATGGGCTTCCCCGCCGAAGTGGTGTGGACCGTGGAGGAGTTGGAGGAGGCCCGCCTCTTCGCGACCCGGGGCAAGGGGCCGATGGGGGTCACGGTGGCCAACCGCTACTCGCTCACGCCCGACGGCGGGGCGACGACGGTACGGATCGACGCCGAGTTCACGGGCGCGGCGGTCTCGTTGATGGCGGGCAAGCTGAAGGACTCGGCGCGGGCGGCGCTCGACGAGTCGCTGCGGAAGCTGGCGGGACTGGTGACGTGA
- a CDS encoding FMN-binding negative transcriptional regulator has protein sequence MLIHPWDAPRDDAEWQHWLAAHDFGQLAVNGPPGEPPHVQPLHFAYDAGRGEALTHLARPNPLWADLAARPEVVLSVVDDYVYVPGPWQAPPDIPAEHGVPTSFYAAVQLRCLARVVDDPAEKAELLNRQMGHFQPEGGSAPAAVGEEPYGRMLAGIRGLRLEVVGVRAKFKYAAHKPEEVQDRIVAGLTTRDGTRDAAAREHQLRRRGVWSPAT, from the coding sequence ATGCTGATCCACCCCTGGGACGCGCCGCGCGACGACGCCGAATGGCAACACTGGCTCGCCGCCCACGACTTCGGGCAGCTCGCGGTCAACGGCCCGCCCGGCGAACCCCCGCACGTCCAGCCGCTGCACTTCGCGTACGACGCCGGACGCGGCGAGGCCCTCACCCACCTGGCCCGGCCGAACCCGCTCTGGGCGGACCTGGCGGCCCGTCCGGAGGTGGTGCTGAGCGTCGTCGACGACTATGTGTACGTCCCCGGCCCCTGGCAGGCCCCGCCGGACATCCCGGCCGAGCACGGCGTGCCGACCAGCTTCTACGCGGCGGTCCAACTCCGTTGCCTGGCCCGGGTGGTGGACGATCCGGCGGAGAAGGCCGAGCTGCTGAACCGGCAGATGGGCCACTTCCAGCCGGAGGGCGGCTCCGCGCCCGCGGCGGTGGGCGAGGAGCCGTACGGCAGGATGCTCGCCGGGATCCGCGGGCTGCGGCTCGAAGTGGTCGGCGTCCGGGCGAAGTTCAAGTACGCGGCGCACAAGCCCGAGGAGGTGCAGGACCGGATCGTGGCAGGGCTCACGACCCGCGACGGCACCAGGGACGCGGCGGCACGCGAGCATCAACTGCGCCGCCGCGGGGTGTGGTCACCGGCGACCTGA